The Myxococcales bacterium genome includes the window GGGCTTCCCAATAGGCAGCGTCACCGAACAAGTCGTTGTGGCCACCGCCTGGTACGAGCGTGAGCTGCTTGTGCTTGGTTGTCAGCGCCGCAAAATTCGCGCGGGCTTCATCGGGCGAAATGACTTCGTCTTGGGCGCCATGCAAAACGAGTGCAGGCAGTTGCCAGGCAGCGAGCTTAGGCCGCGCATCGAAGGCGGCCGTCTCCGCAGGCGACAGCGCTGGCGGGACGCGCAGCCCACGGCGCGCAATCAGCGCCAGCGGCTCAGCGCCCGCGCTTTCCATGACGATCGCGTCGACCAGCGGCGGCGTGGTGCGGGCGATTTCCGCGACGCAGGCGCCGCCCAAGCTGCGACCCAAGGCGATGAGGCGTCCCGCCGACGTGGCTTGCAGCTTCGCCGCGATCGCGCGCACGGCGAGCGGCGCATCGGTGATGCAATTGCGATAGGTCGAACTGCCCTGGCTGCGGCCATAGCCGCGAAAATCGACGATGACGACGTTGCAGGCTAGCGCGCCCTGATACTGCAAGGCCACGCGATCGTAGTCGGCGACGATTTCGCCGTTGCCGTGAAACACGATGAAGGTCGCCGCAGGCTGCGCGAGCGGATGATGCCACCTGGCGTGAAGCGCCACGCCTTCGGCGACGGGCAACATCAAATCGGTGGCGTTGGCTGGCGTGGAGCTGCCATCTGGGCGCGGGAAAAACAGCCGTTCATTAAACTGCACCGTGTCAAACACCGACGTCATGCGCCAAGCGTACTACGAATTGCTTGGCACCAAGGACAAGAGGCCAATCTCAGGCGTCGAGCCGACGCGAATGGGCGGTCCCCAATACCCCGCGCCTCGGCCGACATACACCGTTGTGCCCTCGCGCTTGTAGAGGCCGGAGAGCAAGCCGTCTTGTTGCGCCGCCGCAAGGAAATGCCAAGGCCACACCTGGCCGCCATGGGTATGCCCGGACAGTTGTAGGTCGAGGTTGCGAAAAATGGCCGACTTGACTTGCTTGGGCTGGTGCGCCAAGAGGAGCCCGGCAATATCGCGCGGCGCACCTCGCATAGCCTTTTTGATATCGGCCCCGTGGCCGGGAAAGGCGCGGGCCATGTGGTCGTCGATGCCGACCACTAAGAACCGCGCGCCTCGTTCTTCCATGATGACGTGCTCGTTGCGCAGCATGCGAATGCCAAGGCGTTCAAATTCGGCAATCCACTCGTCAGCGCCCGAGTAGTACTCGTGGTTGCCAGTAACGCCAAAGATGCCGAGCCGGGCGCGGAGGCCGGCCAGCGGCGCGGTGCGGTCGCCAATAACGGCCACCTGGCCGTCGACCATATCGCCGGTTACAAAAATCAAGTCTGGTGACAGGGCGTTGGTGCGATCGACGACGCGCTGGACGTAGTCGCGGCTGATCGTAAAACCGGCGTGCAAATCGGTAATGTGCGCGATCGTCAGCCCCGCGAGCGCCGCGGGCCAACGATCCAGCGCTATCGTTACGCGTTCGATCACCGGCTCGCCTAGCGCATGCGCAGACCCATACGCCATGCCGCCGGTTACGACCGCAACCGCCGAGGCCCCGGTTGCGCGGGCGAGAAACTCTCGGCGCGCTGGATCGACGGGACCAGCAGGCGACGGGGCAGCGTGCTTGCGCGCGAGTCGGCGACCCACCCATAGCGACAAACGCGCCGAATCCGTTATCAGCAAAAAGGCCGCGGTTAGCCCCACAAAAGCCGTCATGGGAAAGACAAACCAACCTAGCCAGGTGGCGACGTCGCCTAGGCCCAGGGCATTGCTCCACATGGTGAGCGGAAATAAGACATAGCCGCTCCACAGCACCGTCGCGGCGAGGCGGCGCTGCCCGGTTGGCATCGCCGTGTTGCGGATCAGGCGACGCCAAACGAAGTAGTAGAAGGCGCCCTGAATTGTCAGGCTGACCACCGTAAAGAGCACGCGCGACAACATGAGCTGCCCGGGCACCCTAACACCAACGACGTAATAACCAAGGAGCCCGTGGGTGGGTTCGTCGCCCCGGCCAATCCATTACCGCTTTCCGCTCGGCGCGCGATAGGCTAGGGTGGTTGGCGCAATGGAACTCGGTGGGCAGATGCAGCTCGGAGCGTTTACGTTAGAGGAGCTCAGCCTTTTGCTCGCCGTCCTCGAAAGCGGCTCGCTCAGCGTCGTCGCCGAACAGCACGGCGTGAGCACGTCCAAGTTAAGTAAGCTGGTGCGCGCGGTCGAGGACGCGCTCGGCGGCCAGTTGTTTTTGCGCAAGGGCGCGGCGCTCGAAATCACCCCCGCCGCGGTTACGTTTAAGCGCCAGCTCGAGCGCGCGGTGCAAAGTGCCGGTGGGCTCTCGCTCGCCGATCGGCGGACCGATCACCAGCTCGCGGTAGCCTTTGATCCGCTGATCGTCCATGGCATGGCGGCGCTCCCAGGGGCGCTCGGCGTCGATCGGCTGCGCGTCCTTACAATATCGAGCGAATACGCGCGCGAGTTTGCCGATCAATGCACCTACGATGTTGGTTTCTTCTTGGGGCCGGTCACGCCGCCCGCCAACTGGCACAGCGAGTCGGTGGGGCAGGTGACGTTTTCGTTTGTCCGCACCAACGCTGAAAGCCAGGAGCCCCCTCGCTACGTATTTTGGAGCTTGCTGTCGCGGCAAGGCCTGGTGCGGCGGCGCCTCTTGCCGATGCAGTTTCAACCTGGCGCCGGGCCGCAAATTGAAGTGCAGCAGTTTGAGACTCTAAAGGGCCTGCTGCGCGACACCTCGTGCATCGTGTGCCTGCCACATTATTTGCAGCGCGAAGAACTAATTGGCCGCTTTGAGCCGCTCGCCGATGCGGGCCACCCTAGCTTTGATACCAATGTCATCGCCGTCTGCGACGACGAACGCGTCAGCGCCAGCGTATTTGCTGCCCTATGCAGCGACGTCGCGGCCGCCGCGCGGCGTTAGCTTGAAGTAGTTCGGCGCTTTTTTTGCAAGTCGCCTTTTCGCATCCTTGCTACCGCGCCGAACCGATGCAACGCCGTTGCTTAGTTAGCACGGTGCATCTGCCAGATGCGCGGAGCTTTTCGCATCCCAACCTGGGTAATTCTGCTTGGATGTATGCGAGCAGGGGTGCGTTGACGTCCCTACGGTTGACAGGTGTTTGTTTCCCTAGTGGGGCAATTCCAACAGGTATTATAAAAACCACCAGAACAACCAACAGACGGACACTGCCACTTTGTTTGGCCACAAGGTGCAGCCGTCGACCCCCCTGCATACGCGCCGGCGGCCGGGGCAAGCCTCTCGGTTGCGATGGAT containing:
- a CDS encoding LysR family transcriptional regulator, with the translated sequence MELGGQMQLGAFTLEELSLLLAVLESGSLSVVAEQHGVSTSKLSKLVRAVEDALGGQLFLRKGAALEITPAAVTFKRQLERAVQSAGGLSLADRRTDHQLAVAFDPLIVHGMAALPGALGVDRLRVLTISSEYAREFADQCTYDVGFFLGPVTPPANWHSESVGQVTFSFVRTNAESQEPPRYVFWSLLSRQGLVRRRLLPMQFQPGAGPQIEVQQFETLKGLLRDTSCIVCLPHYLQREELIGRFEPLADAGHPSFDTNVIAVCDDERVSASVFAALCSDVAAAARR
- a CDS encoding alpha/beta hydrolase encodes the protein MTSVFDTVQFNERLFFPRPDGSSTPANATDLMLPVAEGVALHARWHHPLAQPAATFIVFHGNGEIVADYDRVALQYQGALACNVVIVDFRGYGRSQGSSTYRNCITDAPLAVRAIAAKLQATSAGRLIALGRSLGGACVAEIARTTPPLVDAIVMESAGAEPLALIARRGLRVPPALSPAETAAFDARPKLAAWQLPALVLHGAQDEVISPDEARANFAALTTKHKQLTLVPGGGHNDLFGDAAYWEALRAFVATLST
- a CDS encoding metallophosphoesterase is translated as MPGQLMLSRVLFTVVSLTIQGAFYYFVWRRLIRNTAMPTGQRRLAATVLWSGYVLFPLTMWSNALGLGDVATWLGWFVFPMTAFVGLTAAFLLITDSARLSLWVGRRLARKHAAPSPAGPVDPARREFLARATGASAVAVVTGGMAYGSAHALGEPVIERVTIALDRWPAALAGLTIAHITDLHAGFTISRDYVQRVVDRTNALSPDLIFVTGDMVDGQVAVIGDRTAPLAGLRARLGIFGVTGNHEYYSGADEWIAEFERLGIRMLRNEHVIMEERGARFLVVGIDDHMARAFPGHGADIKKAMRGAPRDIAGLLLAHQPKQVKSAIFRNLDLQLSGHTHGGQVWPWHFLAAAQQDGLLSGLYKREGTTVYVGRGAGYWGPPIRVGSTPEIGLLSLVPSNS